CGAGGGAGCCCCGGTGCCCCCGGGGTcgggcggccggggcgggcggcggcagcgggcggccccgcgcccAATTCGTTTTCGCCGGCCCCGGCGCCGCGGAGCCGCTCCCGGGGAGCGCGgagggggggagcggggggggcggcggggccgccggtAACGCCTGGCTCTTTGCCCCCCGCTGCAGCCACCATGTTGACGCGACTTTTCAGCGAGCCCAGCCTGGTCCCCGAAGTACCGAAATTCGCCGGTTGGGCCGAGGAGTGCGAGGAGGATGCCCGCAGCGAGAAGGAGGAGCGGGCGGGGAAGGGCTGCGCCCTCCCCGAGGAGCCGCCCGAGGGTTCGCTGGGGGAGAGCAAGGAGGAAGGGGAGTTAGGCggggacgaggaggaggaggaggaggaggaggaaggcttgGAGGAGGCGGAGGGCGAACGGCCCAAGAAACGCGGCCCCAAGAAGCGCAAGATGACCAAGGCGCGGCTGGAGCGCTCCAAGCTGCGGCGGCAGAAGGCGAACGCCCGGGAGCGCAACCGCATGCACGACCTGAACGCGGCCCTGGACAACCTGCGCAAGGTGGTTCCCTGCTACTCTAAAACCCAAAAGCTCTCGAAAATCGAGACCCTTCGCTTGGCCAAGAACTACATCTGGGCTCTCTCCGAGATCCTGCGCTCGGGCAAACGGCCCGACCTGGTTTCCTACGTGCAGACTCTGTGCAAGGGGCTGTCGCAACCCACCACCAACCTGGTGGCCGGCTGCCTGCAGCTCAATTCTCGCAATTTCCTCACGGAGCAGGGTCAGGAAGGCGGCCGTTTCCACGGCCCCAACGCCTCCTTCGCCGTGCACCCCTACCCTTACCCCTGTTCGCGGCTGGCCGCGGCGCAgtgcccgcccgccgccggccccggtGCCCACGGGCTGAGGACACACAGCTACTGCGCCTCCGCCTACGAGAGCCTCTACGGGAACGCGTCCCCCGATTACAACAGCTCGGAGTACGACGGTGGGCTCAGCCCCCCCCTCTGCATCAACGGCAACTTCTCCCTCAAGCAGGACTCTTCTTCCCCCGACCACGACAAAAGCTATCACTACTCTATGCACTACTCGGCGCTGCCCGGTTCCCGGCCCGCCGGCCACAACCTGGTCTTCGGTTCGGCGGGGATGCGCGGGGGGGTCCACTCCGAGAACATCTTCCCCTACGACATGCACCTCCCGCACGAACGGGGCCCCATGTACGAGGAGCTCAACGCCTTCTTCCACAACTGAACgcacccccctgccccacaaCCCCACCGAGCGCCCCACTccccgcccggccgccccgTCCCCGAGGTGTGGGGGACACGCGAACACCCGCGGAC
This DNA window, taken from Caloenas nicobarica isolate bCalNic1 chromosome 24, bCalNic1.hap1, whole genome shotgun sequence, encodes the following:
- the NEUROD2 gene encoding neurogenic differentiation factor 2 isoform X2 — encoded protein: MTKARLERSKLRRQKANARERNRMHDLNAALDNLRKVVPCYSKTQKLSKIETLRLAKNYIWALSEILRSGKRPDLVSYVQTLCKGLSQPTTNLVAGCLQLNSRNFLTEQGQEGGRFHGPNASFAVHPYPYPCSRLAAAQCPPAAGPGAHGLRTHSYCASAYESLYGNASPDYNSSEYDGGLSPPLCINGNFSLKQDSSSPDHDKSYHYSMHYSALPGSRPAGHNLVFGSAGMRGGVHSENIFPYDMHLPHERGPMYEELNAFFHN
- the NEUROD2 gene encoding neurogenic differentiation factor 2 isoform X1, producing the protein MLTRLFSEPSLVPEVPKFAGWAEECEEDARSEKEERAGKGCALPEEPPEGSLGESKEEGELGGDEEEEEEEEEGLEEAEGERPKKRGPKKRKMTKARLERSKLRRQKANARERNRMHDLNAALDNLRKVVPCYSKTQKLSKIETLRLAKNYIWALSEILRSGKRPDLVSYVQTLCKGLSQPTTNLVAGCLQLNSRNFLTEQGQEGGRFHGPNASFAVHPYPYPCSRLAAAQCPPAAGPGAHGLRTHSYCASAYESLYGNASPDYNSSEYDGGLSPPLCINGNFSLKQDSSSPDHDKSYHYSMHYSALPGSRPAGHNLVFGSAGMRGGVHSENIFPYDMHLPHERGPMYEELNAFFHN